The genomic segment GGTGGGAAGAAGAGAAGGGTTAGAACCTACTAATCTTCCAGGGAGAGGCTTAATAAGATCAAAGCCACCACTTGAGTTCCAAACTATGCTACCGGAATATAAGGAATACAGTACAGAAGAAATTATAGAATGGATATCAAATGAAGAAAAAAATAAAGCCACACCAATACCTATTATGCCATCAAAAGTAGATATATTTAAAATTAATGAAAAACAGGATCATTTAGCCATAGGTCTTAACAACACAGATTTGCAACCAGCTACTTTAGATTTATATCTACACCCTGTCATAATGGTTGCTGGAGAACCTATGTCAGGAAAAAGTACTATTCTGAACTCTTGGATAAAAATCATGAAAGAATCAGAAGTTTATATAATAGATTCAGTTGGTATGGGCTTATTAGATAGTATGAGATTGACCAATGTAAAAGATGTATTAGAAATGAAAGAAAATTTTATAGAAGAAATACAAGACATATTAGACACAAGAAGAAAACAACTTATAGACATTAGAAAAGAAAATGGTAATATCAATCATTTAATTAGATCATGGAAGCAAATTATTATTTTAATTGATAAATTAAGTGAACTAACCAATAGTGATAATTATCCACTAAAGGAATTTCTAGAAAAAATAGTGAAAGAAGAACATGGTATGAAAGTCGCAATTATAGCGTCAGACAATACTTCAGAATTAGTCAATAATTGGGACTCATTAGCAAAAACAATCAGAAACCAACAAACAGGAATCTTGATTGGAAATATTAAAGATCAAGATTTATACACATTAAGAGTGCCATATACATTCAAAGAAAAAGAAATGGAGATAGGCGATGGTTACTTTATTAATAAAAACAGATACACAGGAATTAGATTTGCAAGATTATATCACTAAATAGTTAATTAGTCTAATCCTTATAGGGGTATAGATTGGTTATATAGATACAAAAGAAAAAAGGGGGTGGAAATATGTCAAATATTGCATTTAGTCCAGAACAAGCAGAAGCAGCAGCAGTAAAAATTGGTCAAAAAGGTCAAGAAGTGGATAATACACTTAAACAACTAAAAAATGAGATTCATGGAACAAGATCTTGGTGGCAAGGGCAATCAGCAGACGCTTTTATTGGCGAATTCGATAGTTTACAACCTAATCTACAAAAACTAGTTGAATGTGTAGAAGGTATAAGTAAACAATTAAAACAAGTTGCTGATATAAAAAGAAGAAGCGAACAAGAAATGGCAAATCAATTACGCCGTTAAACAATTTGTGTAAACTCAGGAGATAGTATTTACTCATTCTTATGGATATCCATAAGAATGAGTGAATCTCTTGTTTCATTAGCATATACATTTTTATGTTATAAAGACAAAGGTTTTATGTCATAAAAATATATATGCCAATAGTAAATAAAAATTTGAGCAAAGGAGGGGATAAAGATGATTAACATAACAAGGGTAAATTCTAAAATATCAAGTTCAATTTTTGAAGTAAATAGAAATAAAAATGCTGTTAATCAAGCAGTAAGAACCACTAGTAATTGGTGGCAAGGCGAATCAGGCAATGCTGCAAGAGCATACCATCAAGAAATTAATAACAAATTGGATCATCTGATTACTAAGTTATATAGGTTGCAAAATTATCCAAGTCGGATTAAAAACAGTATAGATAAAGCAGATAGGGAAAGAGCAAGCAAACAAAGACCTTTACAAAATAGAATTATAAACGTTCCATAAAATCAATACTTAATAAAAGATTAAACGAACAAGTCAAATGATGATCGTTATTAAAAGAAGGAAGTGAGGGGAAAATGCAAACATCAGTCAATCCAGATAAAGTAGAAGAACTATCCTTTATCTACAAAAACTTTGGAACAAGCTTAGAAAACAATGAAAAAGAATTATACAGATACTTAAAAAATATGTTAAATGACATTAAAAGAGAATACAGTGAAAGAGTGGTCAGAAAAGAAGTAGAAGAAATGGAAAGGCTATTAGAAAGCATAAGAAAAGATGCAGAAGAAATAAGCTGTTGGTATAAAGAAAATGGAAGAACATTGAAAAACACATCAGAACAAATCAGATATGAAGAACAACAACTGCAAGCCTTATTTAATAATCAGCGATTTAACCATACAGGAAGGTATAGTGCAATAGGAGGGCGGTATGGTTTTTTAGGAACCATCCCATATAGAAATGCATTTGATAATAGAAGAAGCAATCTATACCAAAGCCTATCAAACACAAAACTAGATCAAACCCTTTTACAATACATTTATCTAACAGAAATGCTAAAAGAAAAAGAAGAAGGAAAAACAATGGACGTCCTAAGGTTAATATCCAAAGTAGAAGTTAAAGCATTACAAGAACAAAGCAGATTAAATGGTTTAACAGAAATGGAATACAATAGCGAAATGGACAGAATGAGACAAGAAATAGAAAACTGGCTAGGAGAAGAAAAAGGAGGGAAATGGAGACGGTCAATCCATGTAAATGAGATTAAAGGAGCAAACAACTTAAATGCATTAGTAGGCCAAGGAAGAGCATATGTAGACTTATCAGGTGCCATATACTTTAATCATACTGTAACAGAAGAAGAAAAAAGGTCTGTATTTACAGGATCACTAAATCATCAGTTAGCACTAGACATAGAAAAGGCAAACATAAAAGATAATAAATGGCAAGAAATACTATCAAAAGAAGGAAGTGCCATAACAAATGAAGAGTATAGGGCATTAGCCAGTATATTTACAACATTAGAAGATGAAGCAATGGAAACGTTTATAAATATGTGTTTTGAAAATGTACACCAACATCATATAGGTTATTGGTTTGGTGAAGACCTAGAGAAATATATAAGATATCATTGGGAAGTAGATGCGCTTAAATACCAAAAATTGAATGAGGCAATGGATATTTTATTGGAGGAGAATTATTTAGAGGGACTAACGTTAAGTGAAGAGTATGACAGAATAGATAATGAACAAATAAAACAAGAGTTACTAGAAAAAATAAAAAATCTACAGCGTGAAAGACTGGATTTAATACAAAGAACCGCACTTATAAATAGTTTACCACAGCTTGGAGAGGTGACGTCAAGGATAGAAAATCCAGAGATAAAATTAAATAGCATAGAAAGAAATAAGGAAGAAAGAGGTTATCAAGACATTGTATTAACACATATAAACTGGGTAGCAGCAGGGTTTATAGCAAGAACAGAGATAGATGAAGAAAAATACACACAAGAAATGAGTATATCGAGAACTTTAGCTGGGTCAGGGATAATGAGAGAATTGAATGAAAAAGAAAAAGAAGCTCTTAGAAGAAAATTAAATCTATCAGATGAAAAAGAAATCAGTGATAAAGCAATAGATAATGCTGCAAAAGAGTACGTAATAAATAAATTACTAGATACGGATAAAAAAGCTGTAGAGGTAGGGCTGGAGAATGTACCGATCTTAGGAGAAGCTCAAAAGGTATATGGAGCAATTATAGACTTTGTAGAAGATTCAACAGAATATAGAGATGGTTTATTAAATGATTATAGAAGAATAAATGACGATGAAATGACTACCTTAGCCAATGAATTTCGAATGTTTGGCGTGATAATAGACAATCAGTATTCACCAGAAGATTCTTATGTGTATTTGAAGCCAAGCTACAATACAGATACTGTAATCAATAATTACAATTATTACCTAGGAGATAAATCTAGTTATACTTCTGAATTAGAAATGAGTGAACAAACCTACGAAATGTTAAAAGGTGAGATTGATATATCAACGATACTGTCTAATACCAAAGAAATTCATGAGAAGATGGATAAAATAATCGATTATCCACTTTATATAGATGTTACTGATTATAGTAGAAGAAAATAAAAAAAGGAGAAAAAAATGAATTATCGTAAAAAAACAACTAAAATCTTTTTAATTAGTATATTCGTAATTTTAAGCTTGACTTTAAGTAGTTGTAATCCTAGAGAGAAAAATAAAGTGGAGGAAGACATGGTTGATAAAGAAATAGTTAATCAAGAAGATATTATGATGAATAATGGATTTACAGTAGGAGAAAACATAGATTATGTGACATTTTACTATATCAGAAGTAAGCCACCTTATTTAAAAATAGATCCTGATAAAGACATAGAATTTATTCACGGACCGATGTTAGATAGAAGTGTTGCAGTTTATAATTTTATGATTTGGGATTATACAATGGAAGATGTAAGTGAAGCAACATTTACTGAGGAATATGGTGATAAATATGCACAACAAACATTAGATCAATTAGCTAAAATGCGAGAAGTGTGTAACAGTTATGGATTTACCAATGAAAATAGATTAACAAGTGAG from the Natranaerovirga hydrolytica genome contains:
- a CDS encoding WXG100 family type VII secretion target, yielding MSNIAFSPEQAEAAAVKIGQKGQEVDNTLKQLKNEIHGTRSWWQGQSADAFIGEFDSLQPNLQKLVECVEGISKQLKQVADIKRRSEQEMANQLRR